One Triticum dicoccoides isolate Atlit2015 ecotype Zavitan chromosome 4B, WEW_v2.0, whole genome shotgun sequence genomic window carries:
- the LOC119294780 gene encoding ruvB-like protein 1 gives MRIDEVQSTSKKQRVATHTHIKGLGLDANGTAIGMSAGFVGQAEAREACGLVVDMIRQKKMAGRALLLAGPPATGKTALALGISQELGSKVPFCPMVGSEVYSSEVKKTEVLMENFRRAIGLRIKENKEVYEGEVTELSPEESESSNGGYGKSMSHVVIGLKTVKGTKQLKLDPTIYDALIKEKVAMGDVIYIEANSGAVKRVGRCDAFATEYDLEAEEYVPIPKGEVHKKKEIVQDVTLHDLDAANAQPQGGQDILSLMGQMMKPRKTEITEKLRQEINKVVNRYIDEGIAELVPGVLFIDEVHMLDIECFSYLNRALESSLSPIVILATNRGICTVRGTDMTSPHGIPVDLLDRLVIVRTQIYGPIEMIQILAIRAQVEEIEIDEDSLAFLGEVGQQTSLRHAIQLLSPASVVAKANGREKICKADLEEVRGLYLDAKSSARLLQDQQGSYIT, from the exons atgaggatcgacgaggTACAGTCGACGTCGAAGAAGCAGCGCGTCGCCACCCACACCCACATCAAGGGCCTCGGCCTCGAC GCCAATGGGACGGCGATAGGGATGTCGGCGGGATTCGTGGGGCAGGCGGAGGCGAGAGAGGCGTGTGGGCTGGTGGTCGACATGATCCGTCAGAAGAAGATGGCTGGACGGGCGCTGCTCCTTGCCGGCCCACCTGCCACCGGCAAGACCGCGCTCGCTCTTGGCATCTCCCAGGAGCTGGGCAGCAAG GTCCCTTTCTGTCCTATGGTAGGATCAGAAGTGTACTCTTCTGAGGTCAAGAAAACTGAGGTGCTGATGGAAAATTTCCGTAGAGCTATAGGCTTGCGTATAAAGGAAAACAAAGAAGTCTATGAAGGAGAG GTTACGGAGCTTTCCCCAGAAGAATCTGAGAGTTCAAATGGTGGATATGGGAAAAGCATGAGCCATGTAGTAATTGGCCTGAAGACTGTAAAAGGGACTAAACAACTAAAGTTAGATCCTACAATTTATGATGCTTTAATCAAGGAAAAG GTGGCAATGGGTGATGTTATATACATCGAAGCTAACAGCGGTGCAGTGAAAAGAGTTGGCAGATGTGATGCTTTTGCTACAGAATACGATCTTGAAGCAGAGGAGTATGTGCCAATTCCCAAAGGGGAAGTCCACAAGAAAAAAGAAATAGTGCAG GACGTTACACTGCATGACCTTGACGCTGCAAATGCCCAGCCACAAGGAGGCCAAGATATTTTGTCCCTTATGGGCCAGATGATGAAGCCACGGAAGACTGAAATCACTGAGAAGCTGCGCCAAGAGATCAATAAG GTGGTTAATAGATATATTGACGAAGGTATTGCAGAGCTTGTACCTGGTGTGCTGTTCATTGATGAG GTTCACATGCTGGACATTGAGTGCTTCTCTTATCTTAATCGTGCTCTCGAGAGCTCATTATCGCCAATTGTAATACTTGCTACAAACAGAGGAATATGTACTGTGAG GGGAACTGACATGACAAGTCCACATGGTATCCCAGTCGACCTTCTAGATAGGTTGGTTATTGTACGTACACAGATATATGGCCCTATCGAGATGATCCAG ATATTAGCTATTAGAGCACAAGTGGAGGAGATTGAAATTGATGAGGACAGTCTTGCATTTCTAGGGGAGGTTGGGCAGCAGACATCTTTGAG ACATGCTATTCAGCTGCTGTCGCCTGCTAGCGTAGTTGCCAAGGCTAATGGGAGAGAGAAGATCTGCAAG GCTGATCTCGAAGAAGTCCGTGGTCTGTATTTGGACGCAAAGTCCTCTGCTCGTTTGCTTCAGGACCAGCAAGGAAGCTACATCACCTAA